ATTTAGCGGAATCAAATTACTATAAAGTTCTGGCATCTATAGATGTTGCAAAAGCTACATTGCTTGCAGCAGAAGTTGCAATGGAAAATACAATAATCCGCGCTCCATTTGATGGAACTGTTTTAAGTAAAAATGCAGATGTCGGAGAAATTGTTGCTCCTTTTGCTGCAAGTGTAAATTCAAAATCTGCTGTTGTAACAATTGCCGATATGACTTCGCTTCAAGTTGAAGCTGACGTTAGTGAATCTAATATTGAAAAAATTGAACCAAACCAAGAATGTCAAATTACAATTGATGCCTATCCAAATTTTAATTATGCTGGATTTGTTGCTAAAATTGTTCCCACAGCTGATAGAGGGAAAGCAACAGTTATGGTAAAAGTTGGGTTCAAAAATTATGATAAAAAAGTTTTACCGGAAATGAGTGCAAAAGTTTTATTCTTGCGTGAAGCAATGCAGAATGAAATTGTTGAAGAAAAACCAAGTTTGGTAATTCTTAAATCCGCGATGAAAATTGAGAATAATCAAAATGTAGTTTTCAAAATAAAAGATAATAAAGCATATAAGGTAATCGTTAATACTGGTAAAGATTTTAACGAATTTATAGAAATTTTAAGCGGTGTAGAAGTTGGTGAAGAAATCATTGATAATCTCAATGAAAATATTAAGGAAGGAATAAAAGTAAAAATTAATAAATAAGTTTGAGAGGAAATTATGTCAGATATTATTGAAGTAAAAAAATTATCTAAATCATATTGGAGGAACAGTTTAGAAATTCCTGTGTTAAATGAACTTTCCTTAAATGTTAAAGAAGGTGAATTTCTAGCACTTATGGGACCTTCCGGCTCGGGAAAAACAACTTTGTTAAATATTATCGCCGGAATTGATAGACCCACGAATGGGAACGTAACTGTTGCAAATACTGATATTGCAAAACTAAGTGAATCGGCTTTGGCAAAATGGCGATCTTCAAATGTTGGATTTATTTTTCAATTCTACAATTTAATACCCGTTTTAACAGCATTTGAAAATGTTGAACTTCCTTTGCTTCTCACAAAACTTTCCAAAGCAGAAAGAAAGAAACATGTGGAAACTGCTTTAACTATTGTGGGACTTGGCGATAGAATTCATCATTATCCCAAACAACTTTCCGGAGGTCAAGAACAGCGTGTTGCAATTGCCCGTGCAATAGTTACAGATCCTTCACTTCTAGTTGCGGATGAACCAACCGGCGATCTTGATAAAAATTCCGCAAATGAAATTTTAATTTTGATGGATCGATTAAACAAAGAGTTTAACAAAACAATTGTGATGGTAACACACGATCCGCACGCAGCAGAAAAAGCATCAAGATTACTGCATCTTGAAAAAGGTGAATTATCCTCAAACGGAAAAAATTAGTGAGGGATTATGAAAGTATTAAAATTAATTTTTAAAAATGCATTAAGACATAAATTGAGATCAATTCTTACAATTTCCGGAATTGCAATTGCAATTATTGCTTTCGGATTGTTA
The nucleotide sequence above comes from Ignavibacteriota bacterium. Encoded proteins:
- a CDS encoding efflux RND transporter periplasmic adaptor subunit, whose protein sequence is METQKADLSSLRIDRTKKNVNPELKGRNVRFIIYSILLIAVITGIYIGWKNLTSPEVEVKVTTAVLQSNAQSSAVLTASGYVVAQRKAAIASKGTGRLVYLGVVEGDQVKSNQIIARLEDNDIRAQYEQAKANLKLNEASLKEAENNFNREKKLNESKLSSEMALDLAESNYYKVLASIDVAKATLLAAEVAMENTIIRAPFDGTVLSKNADVGEIVAPFAASVNSKSAVVTIADMTSLQVEADVSESNIEKIEPNQECQITIDAYPNFNYAGFVAKIVPTADRGKATVMVKVGFKNYDKKVLPEMSAKVLFLREAMQNEIVEEKPSLVILKSAMKIENNQNVVFKIKDNKAYKVIVNTGKDFNEFIEILSGVEVGEEIIDNLNENIKEGIKVKINK
- a CDS encoding ABC transporter ATP-binding protein, whose protein sequence is MSDIIEVKKLSKSYWRNSLEIPVLNELSLNVKEGEFLALMGPSGSGKTTLLNIIAGIDRPTNGNVTVANTDIAKLSESALAKWRSSNVGFIFQFYNLIPVLTAFENVELPLLLTKLSKAERKKHVETALTIVGLGDRIHHYPKQLSGGQEQRVAIARAIVTDPSLLVADEPTGDLDKNSANEILILMDRLNKEFNKTIVMVTHDPHAAEKASRLLHLEKGELSSNGKN